A window of Bos taurus isolate L1 Dominette 01449 registration number 42190680 breed Hereford chromosome 8, ARS-UCD2.0, whole genome shotgun sequence contains these coding sequences:
- the RPP25L gene encoding ribonuclease P protein subunit p25-like protein isoform X1, which produces MEHYRKAGSVELPAPSPMPQLPPDTLEMRVRAGSKIRNLLGLALERLEGGSARHVVFSGSGRAAGKAVSCAEIVKRRVPGLYQLTKLRFLQTEDSWVPTSPDTGLDPLTVRSHVPAVWVLLSRDPLDPNEYGYQPPGAPPDLGPTPASSCGPQPRRRARDTRF; this is translated from the coding sequence ATGGAGCACTATCGGAAAGCTGGCTCTGTGGAACTCCCCGCACCTTCCCCGATGCCCCAGCTGCCTCCTGATACCCTGGAGATGCGGGTTCGAGCCGGCAGCAAGATCCGCAACCTCTTGGGCCTGGCGCTGGAGCGGCTGGAGGGCGGCAGCGCTCGCCACGTGGTATTCTCAGGCTCTGGCCGCGCTGCAGGCAAGGCTGTCAGCTGTGCTGAGATTGTTAAACGGCGGGTACCAGGCTTGTACCAGCTTACCAAGCTGCGCTTCCTGCAGACCGAGGACAGCTGGGTGCCTACCTCACCTGACACGGGTCTGGATCCCCTCACGGTCCGCAGCCATGTGCCTGCAGTGTGGGTGCTGCTGAGCCGAGACCCCCTGGACCCCAATGAGTATGGCTACCAGCCCCCTGGGGCACCCCCTGACCTCGGGCCCACACCTGCCTCCAGCTGTGGCCCTCAGCCTAGAAGAAGGGCTCGAGATACCCGGTTCTGA
- the DCTN3 gene encoding dynactin subunit 3 encodes MAAVTDVQRLQARVEELERWVYGPGGSRGSRKVADGLVKVQVALGNIASKRERVKVLYKKIEDLIKYLDPEYIDRIALPDASKLQFILAEEQFILSQVALLEQVEALVPMLDSTHIKAVPEHAARLQRLAQIHIQQQDQCVEITEESKALLEEYNKTTMLLSKQFVQWDELLCQLEAAKQVKPVEE; translated from the exons ATGGCGGCTGTGACCGATGTTCAGCGGCTACAGGCCCGGGTGGAGGAGCTGGAGCGCTGGGTGTACGGACCAGGCGGGTCTCGGGGCTCGCGGAAG GTGGCTGATGGCTTGGTCAAGGTGCAGGTGGCTTTGGGGAACATCGCCagcaagagggagagggtgaaggtTCTGTACAAAAAGA TTGAAGACTTGATCAAATACCTGGATCCTGAGTACATTGACCGCATTGCCTTACCTGATGCCTCCAAGCTGCAGTTCATCTTGGCAG AGGAGCAGTTCATTCTCTCGCAGGTTGCACTTCTGGAGCAGGTGGAGGCTCTGGTGCCCATGCTGGACAGCACTCACATCAAAG CCGTTCCTGAGCATGCTGCCCGCCTGCAGCGCTTGGCCCAGATCCACATCCAGCAGCAG GACCAGTGTGTGGAGATCACTGAGGAGTCCAAGGCGCTCCTGGAGGAATACAACAagact ACAATGCTTCTCTCCAAGCAGTTTGTGCAATGGGATGAACTTCTCTGCCAGCTAGAAGCTGCCAAGCAAGTGAAGCCTGTGGAAGAGTGA
- the DCTN3 gene encoding dynactin subunit 3 isoform X1 produces MAAVTDVQRLQARVEELERWVYGPGGSRGSRKVADGLVKVQVALGNIASKRERVKVLYKKIEDLIKYLDPEYIDRIALPDASKLQFILAEEQFILSQVALLEQVEALVPMLDSTHIKAVPEHAARLQRLAQIHIQQQDQCVEITEESKALLEEYNKTVSFLLSWTPEECYSHSHLDL; encoded by the exons ATGGCGGCTGTGACCGATGTTCAGCGGCTACAGGCCCGGGTGGAGGAGCTGGAGCGCTGGGTGTACGGACCAGGCGGGTCTCGGGGCTCGCGGAAG GTGGCTGATGGCTTGGTCAAGGTGCAGGTGGCTTTGGGGAACATCGCCagcaagagggagagggtgaaggtTCTGTACAAAAAGA TTGAAGACTTGATCAAATACCTGGATCCTGAGTACATTGACCGCATTGCCTTACCTGATGCCTCCAAGCTGCAGTTCATCTTGGCAG AGGAGCAGTTCATTCTCTCGCAGGTTGCACTTCTGGAGCAGGTGGAGGCTCTGGTGCCCATGCTGGACAGCACTCACATCAAAG CCGTTCCTGAGCATGCTGCCCGCCTGCAGCGCTTGGCCCAGATCCACATCCAGCAGCAG GACCAGTGTGTGGAGATCACTGAGGAGTCCAAGGCGCTCCTGGAGGAATACAACAagactgtatcctttctgctcaGCTGGACCCCTGAGGAGTGCT ATTCTCATTCTCACCTTGACCTGTGA
- the ARID3C gene encoding AT-rich interactive domain-containing protein 3C has protein sequence MEALQRQQAARLAQGVGPLAPPHPPPPPPPPAAPPGPSFPGSHTLEAPEKGLGEVGAEEEEDGQDEEEEEAGAEDEAAKESRPGTRGSSSPSSQPPGPHPHEWTYEEQFKQLYELDADPKRKEFLDDLFSFMQKRGTPVNRVPIMAKQVLDLYALFRLVTAKGGLVEVINRKVWREVTRGLSLPTTITSAAFTLRTQYMKYLYPYECETRALSSPGELQAAIDSNRREGRRQAYTAAPLFGLAGQPPRGTPGPAPEPGPAPPTPGPRSAQGPASGLPAHACAQLSPSPIKKEESRIPTPRLALPVGLAFGPAREKVAPEEPPEKRAVLMGPMDLPRHSAPPSFLPRGKVPLREERLDGPLSLAGTGISSINMALEINGVVYTGVLFARRQPVPASQGPTNPAPQLPTGPPSSTSP, from the exons ATGGAAGCCCTGCAGAGACAGCAGGCAGCCAGGCTGGCCCAGGGGGTGGGGCCATTGGCCCCTccacacccaccaccaccaccaccaccaccagcagcaccaCCAGGGCCTTCCTTTCCTGGATCCCACACCCTGGAGGCCCCTGAGAAGGGGTTGGGGGAGGTTGGAGCTGAGGAAGAAGAGGATGGCCAagatgaggaggaagaagaagctgGGGCAGAAGATGAGGCAGCCAAGGAGAGCCGGCCAGGGACCCGGGGCAGCAGCTCACCTTCCAGCCAGCCCCCTGGACCTCATCCCCACGAGTGGACCTACGAGGAGCAGTTCAAGCAG CTGTACGAGCTCGATGCAGACCCCAAGAGGAAAGAATTTCTGGATGACCTGTTTAGCTTCATGCAGAAGAGGG GGACACCCGTGAACCGTGTGCCCATTATGGCGAAGCAGGTGCTGGACCTGTACGCGCTGTTCCGCCTGGTGACGGCCAAGGGCGGTCTAGTGGAAGTCATCAATCGCAAGGTGTGGCGGGAGGTCACGCGCGGCCTCAGCCTGCCCACCACCATCACGTCGGCCGCCTTCACTCTACGCACCCA GTACATGAAGTATCTGTACCCGTACGAATGCGAGACGCGGGCGCTCAGCTCCCCTGGGGAGCTCCAGGCTGCCATCGACAGCAACCGGCGCGAGGGCCGTCGTCAGGCTTACACCGCAGCCCCGCTCTTCGGCCTGGCTGGGCAGCCACCTCGGGGCACTCCTGGTCCCGCCCCTGAGCCCGGGCCCGCCCCGCCCACGCCCGGCCCACGTTCTGCTCAAGGCCCCGCCTCTGGCCTGCCGGCCCACGCCTGCGCTCAGCTAAGCCCGAGCCCCATTAAGAAAG aggagAGCAGAATTCCCACCCCTCGACTGGCACTGCCTGTGGGCCTGGCCTTTGGACCTGCACGTGAGAAGGTGGCACCAGAGGAACCCCCAGAGAAGAGGGCTGTGCTGATGGGGCCCATGGACCTACCTCGACACAGCGCACCCCCCAGTTTCCTGCCCCGTGGCAAGGTTCCCCTTAGGG AAGAGCGGCTGGATGGGCCTCTCAGTCTGGCAGGCACTGGTATCAGCAGTATCAACATGGCCCTAGAGATCAACGGGGTGGTCTACACTG GTGTCCTCTTTGCCCGTCGCCAGCCTGTACCAGCTTCCCAGGGCCCAACCAACCCTGCACCCCAACTCCCGACAGGGCCCCCTTCCAGCACCTCACCCTGA